The Thioalbus denitrificans sequence CGCGAGCTCAGCGACGGCTACAAGCTGGTGGCCGAAGCCCAGGCCGGCAGCCGTTCACTGTTCCAGGATCGGATCCTGGTGCCGACCGCCCTCCAACGCGCCCTGTATCACCTGAGCGAGCGGCTGACCTGCGCCTGGAGACGCTATGATCGCCTCCCCGCGCGAACCTGGCTCGATATCCACCGCATCTATGACTACGCCACCCGGGAAGGTCACGCGGCAACCAGGATCAAGGACGCAATGGTCCCCGGAACCGGCGAGACCAGCATCGAGGACACCTACAAGCGCATCCTGCTGCTGGCGCTCGCCAACCCCTATGCCCTGCGGCCCCAGACGCTGGAACGGCTCCAGCAACAGCTCTGGCTATGGTCTGACTCGGCCCGGATCCAGGGTCCCTACGGGCGCGACGGCCTGTTCCAGATCACGCTGGGGCTGGACCTGCCGCCCACCCACCGCTACACGGACCCCCAGCCCGGGGAGGACACCCGCATACTCGACACCACGGAGCTGGTGCAGCGGCTGGAGCGCCTGCTCTCCCAGGGCGAGCACACCGCCTCGCCCCAGCCCCTCTCCGGAACCACGCTGCGGCACCTCATCCATGCCTGGGGTGAACAGCCGGTGCGGAGATTCCCGCGGGCGGAACGGGTGCTGCGGCTGGAGGTGGTGCTCGGCCTGAGCACGACCCATGGTCTGCTGGAGCGCCAGGAGACGCAGGGACGCGGTCGCGGCGCGGGGACCGGTTCCGGGGGTGCGGGCAACCCGGTCCTGCGGCGCAGCGAAATCCCCGTCCGCAGCGGTGACGGCCAGCCCACCGGCACCGCGGGCCGTATCTGTTCCACCCTGGATGTCAGCCTCGGCGGCTACTGTCTGCGCTGGGAGGGTGATCGCCCACCCGGCCTGCAGGTAGGCGAAGTGGTCGCCCTGAGCCGCCCCGACAACCCGGTCCTGTCCCGGCGCTGGTACGTGGGCGTGGTGCGCTGGTTGCAGCAATCCCGGGACGGGGCGCTGGCGGTCGGGGTGGAACTCCTGGCCCCCGGCGCCCGTCCGCTCGAGCTCAGACGCCTGCGGCAGGGCGAGAATGCCGCCCTGCTCAAGGGGCTGCTGCTGCCCGAACTGCGCAACGTGGGCCAGCCCGCGAGCCTGCTGCTGCCGGGCAGCGGCTACCACGGCGGGGAGCCGATCGAGCTGCGCCGTGAAGGATTCACCATCCGGGTGCGGCTGCACGAAGGCATTGCCGGCAGCGACAGCTATCGACAGTTCACCTTCGAATTTGACGCGGGCCCCCCTGCCGAAGGTGATACCCTCCAGGCGTTCCGCTAACATTGCATTGTTACGGAGGTCCCGGACGTCCGGCCGGACGTGTTCGCCGTGCGGGCAGGCGAGGCAGCAACGCCGGAACGGGGCGTACCGCGTCCGGTTCCGGCATTTCCGGCCGGTCCGAACGATGTCACGAACTACGGCGCAGGGGGCGCAGGGATTGCAACCGATGGAGCCGCGAGCGTGAAGGACACCGAAATCATCCGCCTGCTGGTACTGGTGGACTCCTCCAACGAGGCCGAAGCCCAGGTGAGCGCACTGCGCAACGCCGGCATGGCGGTGCGCGCCACCCAGATTACCGATCGGGCGGGGCTGGTGGAGGCTCTCGAGCAGCAGCGCTGGGAGCTGGTTCTGGCCCGCGAGGCGGTGGGTGACACCGGTGTCGACGAAGTGCTCGAGCTGCTGGAGTCGCGCCAGAAGGACATCCCGCTGATATTGCTCGTGGACGACCCCAGCGAGCTGACCCTGGTCCAGTCGCTGCAGGCCGGGGCCGCCTATGCCCTGTCGCCGGCCCAGAACCAGCTGCTGGCCCTGGTGGTGGAGCGGGAGATGAACGCCCTGGACGAGCGCCGCGAACATCGCCGTTGCCGCGCGGCGCTGCGTGACAGCGAGAAGCGCTGCCGCAGCCTGCTGGAGAACTCCCGCGACGCCATCGCCTATATCCACGACGGCATCCATCTCTACGCCAACCCCGTCTATCGGCAGCTGTTCGGCTACGACGGCGGGGAGGACCTGGAAGGCATGCCGATGATGGACCTGGTGGCGGGGCAGGACCAGGCCCGGTTCAAGGAGTTTCTACGCGCCCACGCCCGCGAGGGGCGCCACGGCCAGCGCTTCGAGTACCGCGGCGCAGGCGCCGATGGTGCCGAGTTCGACGCCGTCATGGACTTTTCGGAAGCCGCCATCGACGGTGAACCCTGCACCCAGGTCATCGTCCGCCCGCGTGCGGAGCACGCCGGCGCCGATACCCATCTGCACGAGATACGGCGCCAGGATCTGGTTACCGGGCTGTTCAACCGCGACGCCTTCCTGGAACTGCTGAACGACGCCATCAGCGCCGCGGCGAAGGGCGCTGCGGATGACGGATTCGTGGTGCAATACCTCGAGGTCGACAATCTCGGCGAAATAGCCCGCAGCATCGGTCTGGCCGGTGTGGACGTCGTGCTCAACGACATCGCGGCACTGCTGCGGCAGACCCTCGACGCGGAGCGCACCGCCCTGGCCCGCTATGCCGACGGCGCCTTCACCTGCCTGCTGCGGGCGGTTCCCCTGGAGCGGGCCCGGGAACAGGCCGAGACACTGGCGCGCAGCATCGGGGAGCAGATCTTCGATGTCACCGGCCGTTCGGTACAGGTGAGCGTGAGCATCGGGCTCGCTCCCGTGGGCGACAACGTCTGCACCGCCCAGGAGGCCCTGGACCAGGCCCATAACGCCTGCGTGGCTGCCGCCGGCAGAAGCGGCGGCAGCCATGTGAACGTCTACCGGCAGCGGATGGAGGACGGTGCGGACGGGGTGGACGAAACGCTGGGCGCCCGGCTGCGGGAGGCCCTGGAACAGGATGCCTATGCCCTGGTGTTCCAGCCCATCGTCAACCTGCACGGCGAGGCGCGGGAGTACTACGAGGTACTGCTGCGCCTGAGCAGCGATGACGGCAACCTGATTCCGGCGGGCAAGTTCCTGCCGGTGGCCGAGCGCATCGGCCTGATGACCGATCTTGATCGCTGGGTCATGAGGCGCGCGATCCGGGTGCTTGCCGAGCAGCACCGCTCCGGTTTCAGGACGGCCTTTTTCATCATCCTCTCCCAGGCGACCATCCTGGACGAGACGTTCCCCGCCTGGCTGGGCCAGGCGCTCAAGGATGCCCACCTCGGCGGCGACGCGCTGGTGTTCCAGATCGGCACCGGGATCGCCGCCGATTACCTCAAGCCGGTGCTGCGACTCGCCGAACAGCTGCGGGAACTCCACTGCCGGATCACGCTCACCCAGTTCGGCACCGGCCTGAACCCCTTCGGACTGCTCAAGCACCTGGACGTCGAATTCCTCAAGCTCGCCCCCTCCTTCATCGCCAACCTCACCCGCTCCCGGGAAAACCAGCAAACCCTGGAGAGCCTGGTGGAAGAGGCCCATGGCCACGGCAAGCTGGTGATCGCGCCCCAGGTGGAGGAAGCCTCCAGCATCGCCATGTTGTGGCAGAACGGCATCGACTTCACCCAGGGCTACTTCCTGCAGGAACCGAGCCAGTGGCTCGCCTACGACTTTCACGGGGATAGCGGGTAATCAGTCGCCAGTCGCCGGTACGTAGGGCCGGATTCATCCGGCCAGGCAACAGACATTCCGACCGGCCTTGTTGTGCAGATTAATCTACACCTACGCGCTGGCTGCCGGCGACTGGCCACTGCCTCAGTCCAGCACGTGCGACACCAGGCCGTCGGCGAGCTTGGGCTCGAACCAGGTGGACTTGGGCGGCATGACCCGGCCGCTGTCGGCCACGGCCATCAGGTCCTCCATGGAGGTGGGATAGAGGGAGAAGGCGGCCGCCATCTCGCCGCTGTCCACCCGCGCCATGAGCCCCTCCAGCCCCCGGCTGCCGCCCACGAAGTCGATGCGCGGGTCCCGGCGCAGGTCCACGATCCCCAGCAGCGGCTCCAGCACCCGGTCGGTCAGCAGGCTCACGTCGAGGCGGCCCACCGGATCCGCGGCCGGGATGCAGGCGGGATCGAGGGTGAGACGGTACCAGCGCGCCGCCAGGTAGAGGCCGAACTCCCCCCGCGCGGACGGACGCACGGGTTCCGGCTCCTGCTCCACCCGGAACTCCGCCGCCAGGCTCTCCAGGAACGTCTCCGGGCGCATGCCGTTGAGATCGCGCACCACGCGGTTGTAGTCGAGGATGCACATCTGGTCATGGGGGAAGAGCACGGCCAGGAAATAGTTGTAGCTCTCCTCTCCCGCGTGGGCGGGATTCGCCGCCTTCCGGTTCGCGGCCACCCGCGCGGCGGCGGCCGAACGGTGGTGGCCGTCGGCGATGTAGAGCGACTGCATGGCCTCGAAGGCGGAGCTCAGGGCGGCGGTCACCTCCGGGTCGCGGATCACCCACAGGGTGTGCACCACGCTGTCGTCGGCCGTTACCCCGAATTCGGGCGCCTCGGCGGTCACCCCCGCCAGCAGCTCGGCCACCGCCGCGTCCTGGCGGTAGGTGAGCAGGACCGGTCCGGTCTGGGCGTGCAGCGCCTCGATCTGGCGCACCCGGTCATCCTCCTTGTCCGGGCGGGTGAACTCGTGCCGGCGGATGCGGCCCGATTCGTAGGCCGCCACCGAGGCCACCGCCACCAGGCCGGTCTGCGTCTGCGCGCCCCGGGTCAGCCGGTAGGCGCAGTAGCGGGGCTGGGTATCACGGTGCAGGATCCCCTCGGCGACCATGCGCTCCAGGTTCTCCGCCGCCTTGGCGTAGACTTCGGGGGCGTGGGGATCGGTACCCTCCGGCAGATCGATCTCGGCCCGGGAGATATGCAGGAAGCTCCATGGCCGCCCGGCGGCGCGGGCCCGCGCCTCCACCGCGGTCACCACGTCATAGGGAGGAGCGATGACCGCGGCGGCCTGCTCGGGCAGGGGGCGCAGTCCGGTGAAGGGGCGAATCAAAGCCATCGTTGTCTCATCCATGTCAGCAGGGGTAATGACCGCGTCACTCGGTGGCGTCGGATTCCAGGCGGTCGACCCGCTGGAATCCGCGGGGCAGCTTGTTGCCGCGACGCCCCCGTTCGCCCCGGTAGTGCTCCAGGTCGGCGGGTTTCAGGGTGAGGTGGCGCTTGCCGGCGTGGATGGTGAGGCGTCCACCCGGCGGGATCACCGCCAGTCCCACCACGTACTCCTCCCGCGCCGCCACCCTGGCGCCCGGGATGCTCATGATCCTGTTGCCCTTGCCCCGGGCCAGCCGCGGCAGATCCTCCACCGGGAAGACCAGCAGCCGGCCGTTGTTGGAGACAGCCGCCAGCAGGTCCTGCGCCGGGTCAGCGACCTGCCGCGGCGGCAGCACGCGGGCGCCCTTGGGCAGGTTGAGGATGGCCTTGCCGGCCTTGTTCTTGGCGATCAGCTCACCCAGCTCGGTGACGAAGCCGTAGCCGGCGTCGGAAGCCATGAGGTAGAGATCCTTCGGCTCGCCCATGTAGACGCCGACGAAGGCGGCCCCGTCCGGCGGGCTTAGACGGCCGGTGAGCGGCTCGCCCTGCCCCCGCGCCGAGGGCAGGGTGTGGGCCGGCAGGGAGTAGCTGCGACCGCTGGCGTCCAGGAACACCGCCGGCTGGTTGCTGCGGCCGCAGGCGGCGGCCAGGAAGCTGTCGCCGGCCTTGTAGCTGAGCCCCGCCGGATCCAGGTCGTGGCCCTTGCCCGCGCGCACCCAGCCCTTCTCCGAGAGCACCACCGTGACCGGCTCGGCCCCCACCAGGGTGGTCTCGTCGATGGCCTGGGCCGCGGCCCGGGCCACGATGGGCGAACGGCGCCCGTCGCCGTACTTCTCCGCGTCGGCCAGCAGCTCGTCGCGGATGAGCGCCTTGAGCAGGTCATGGGAGCCGAGCGTCTGCTCCAGGGACTGGCGCTCGCTGTCGAGCGCCTCCTGCTCGCCGCGGATCTTCATCTCCTCGAGCCGGGCCAGGTGGCGCAGCTTCAGCTCCAGGATCGCCTCGGCCTGGATGTCGGTGAGGCCGAACCGCTCCATCAGCACCGGCTTCGGCTCCTCCTCGTGGCGGATGATGGCGATCACCTCGTCGATGTTCAGATAGGCCGCCAGCAGGCCGTCGAGGATGTGCAGCCGGGCCAGCACCTTCTCCAGCCGGTGCTGGAGGCGCCGGGTGACGGTCTGGATGCGGAATTCCAGCCACTCGCCCAGCAGGTCGCGCAGGTTCTTCACCTGGGGCCGGCCGTTCAGCCCGATGACATTGAGGTTGACCCGGTAGCTGCGCTCGAGATCGGTGGTGGCGAACAGGTGCCCCATGAGCGCCTCGACGTCGATGCGGTTGGAGCGCGGGATGATCACCAGCCGGGTGGGATTCTCGTGGTCCGACTCGTCGCGCAGATCCGCCACCATGGGCAGCTTCTTGGCGTTCATCTGCTGGGCGATCTGCTCCAGCACCCGGGCCCCGGAGACCTGGTGCGGCAGCGCGGTGATGAGGATGTCGCCGTTCTCCCGCTCCCAGCGGGCGCGCATGCGCAGGCTGCCGCTGCCGGTCTCGTAGATCTTCTGCAACTCCTCGCGGGGGGTGATGATCTCCGCCTCCACCGGGTAGTCGGGCCCCTGGATGTGCTCGCAGAGGTCCCACACCGAGGCGCCCGGATCCTCGAGCAGGCGGATGCAGGCGGCGACCACCTCGCGCAGGTTGTGGGGCGGGATGTCGGTGGCCATGCCCACGGCGATGCCGGTGGTGCCGTTGAGCAGCAGGTGGGGAACCCGGGCGGGAAGCACCAGCGGCTCCTCCAGGGTGCCGTCGAAATTGGGCCCCCAGTCCACGGTCCCCTGCCCCGCCTCGGCCAGCAGCAGATCGGCGAACGGGGCCAGCCGCGCCTCGGTATAGCGCATGGCGGCGAAGGACTTGGGATCGTCCTGGGAGCCCCAGTTGCCCTGGCCGTCCACCAGCGGGTAGCGGAAGCTGAAGGGCTGGGCCATGAGCACCATGGCCTCGTAGCAGGCCGAGTCACCGTGGGGATGGTACTTGCCCAGCACGTCACCCACGGTGCGGGCGGATTTCTTGTGCTTGGCCCCGCTCCGGAGCCCCAGCTCCGACATGGCGTAGACGATGCGGCGCTGGACCGGTTTCAGGCCGTCCCCGATGTGCGGCAGGGCGCGGTCGAGGATGACGTACATGGAGTAGTCGAGGTAGGCCTTCTCGGTGAAGGCCTTGAGGGGGAGGTGCTCCACGCCCTCGTGGTTGATCTGGATGGAATCGGCCATGGGTGTTGCGTTCCGTCCTCAGCGTGATTGCCGGTCTCCGGCCCGGCCGGGATTCGGCCAGGCCGGACGACCCTTCCCGGCGCGCATCGGCACCGGCGAAAGCGGGCCCAAGTTTACTACGTTGCCGGCGGCGATGCGTGGATCGCTCAAGGGGTGTCCAGGGTGACGCTGACGCGGCGGTTGTTGCGCCCCTTGTTCTCCACCCGGGTCACCGTCACCGGCCCGATCTCGCCGGTGCGGGCCACGTGGGTGCCGCCGCAGGGCTGCAGATCGACCCCGGCCACCTCCACCAGCCGCACCCGCCCCCGGCCCCGCGGCGGCTGCACCGACAGTGTCCGCACCAGTTCGGGCCGGGCATCGAGCTCGGCTGCGTCGATCCAGCGGCTGGTGACCGGGTGATCCGCCGCCACGATGCGGTTCAGTGCCGTGGTGAGCGCCTCCCGGTCCAGCGACTGACCGGGCAGGTCGAAATCGAGCCGCCCGCTGCCGTCGCGGATGGCCCCGCCGGTGACGCCGGCGGGGATGAGGCTGCAGAGCAGGTGCAGGCAGGTATGCATGCGCATGTGCCGGTGGCGGCGCTCCCAGTCGAGCACCGCGGTGACCCGTTCACCGGTGCCCGGCAGCGGAACGCCCGCCTCCGGCAGATGGAGGATGCCGCTCTCGCCGCGGCGGGTATCGGTCACGGCCAGCCGGCTGCCGTCCGCGCGGATCAGCCAGCCCGCATCCCCGGGCTGGCCCCCGCCGCGGGGGTAGAACACCGTGCGGTCGAGCACGATGCCCTCCGTGCCGGCGGCGAGCACGGTCGCCCCGCACTCGCGCAGATAGGCATCCTCCCGGAACAGCTCGATGGTCATGGCCTTCTCCCGGCGTCCCCCGCCGCCCCGTTGGCGGTTCCGGTCACAGCACTTCGGCCAGGTCGCCTTTCTGCTCCAGCCACGCGCGCCGGTCGGAGGAACGGCGCTTGGCCAGCAGCATGTCCATCAGCTCGTCGCTGGCGTCATCGGGCGCCACCGTGAGCTGCACCAGGCGCCGGGTGTCGGGGGAGAGGGTCGTCTCACGCAGTTGCAGGGGGTTCATCTCGCCCAGCCCCTTGAAGCGGGTGACGGCGATCTTCGCATTCCTGCGCTCGGCGCGGATGCGGTCGATCACCCCCTCCTTCTCCGCCTCGTCCAGCGCGTAGTAGACCTCCTTGGCCACGTCGATGCGGTACAGCGGGGGCATGGCGATGTAGACGTGCCCGGCCTCCACCAGCGGCCGGAAGTGGCGCAGGAACAGGGCGCAGAGCAGGGTGGCGATGTGGGCCCCGTCGGAGTCGGCGTCGGCCAGCACGCAGACCTTGCCGTAGCGCAGTCCCTGCAGATCGCCGGAGCCGGGATCCACCCCGATGGCCACGGCGATGTCATGCACCTCCTGGGAGCCGAGCACCTCCTCGGGGTTCACCTCCCAGGTGTTCAGGATCTTGCCCCGCAGCGGCATGATGGCCTGGAACTCGCGGTCCCGGGCCTGCTTGGCCGATCCGCCCGCCGAGTCGCCCTCCACCAGGAACAGCTCGGCCCGCCCCGGGTCCTGGGCCGTGCAATCGGCCAGCTTGCCCGGC is a genomic window containing:
- a CDS encoding EAL domain-containing response regulator, coding for MKDTEIIRLLVLVDSSNEAEAQVSALRNAGMAVRATQITDRAGLVEALEQQRWELVLAREAVGDTGVDEVLELLESRQKDIPLILLVDDPSELTLVQSLQAGAAYALSPAQNQLLALVVEREMNALDERREHRRCRAALRDSEKRCRSLLENSRDAIAYIHDGIHLYANPVYRQLFGYDGGEDLEGMPMMDLVAGQDQARFKEFLRAHAREGRHGQRFEYRGAGADGAEFDAVMDFSEAAIDGEPCTQVIVRPRAEHAGADTHLHEIRRQDLVTGLFNRDAFLELLNDAISAAAKGAADDGFVVQYLEVDNLGEIARSIGLAGVDVVLNDIAALLRQTLDAERTALARYADGAFTCLLRAVPLERAREQAETLARSIGEQIFDVTGRSVQVSVSIGLAPVGDNVCTAQEALDQAHNACVAAAGRSGGSHVNVYRQRMEDGADGVDETLGARLREALEQDAYALVFQPIVNLHGEAREYYEVLLRLSSDDGNLIPAGKFLPVAERIGLMTDLDRWVMRRAIRVLAEQHRSGFRTAFFIILSQATILDETFPAWLGQALKDAHLGGDALVFQIGTGIAADYLKPVLRLAEQLRELHCRITLTQFGTGLNPFGLLKHLDVEFLKLAPSFIANLTRSRENQQTLESLVEEAHGHGKLVIAPQVEEASSIAMLWQNGIDFTQGYFLQEPSQWLAYDFHGDSG
- a CDS encoding DUF1015 domain-containing protein — protein: MALIRPFTGLRPLPEQAAAVIAPPYDVVTAVEARARAAGRPWSFLHISRAEIDLPEGTDPHAPEVYAKAAENLERMVAEGILHRDTQPRYCAYRLTRGAQTQTGLVAVASVAAYESGRIRRHEFTRPDKEDDRVRQIEALHAQTGPVLLTYRQDAAVAELLAGVTAEAPEFGVTADDSVVHTLWVIRDPEVTAALSSAFEAMQSLYIADGHHRSAAAARVAANRKAANPAHAGEESYNYFLAVLFPHDQMCILDYNRVVRDLNGMRPETFLESLAAEFRVEQEPEPVRPSARGEFGLYLAARWYRLTLDPACIPAADPVGRLDVSLLTDRVLEPLLGIVDLRRDPRIDFVGGSRGLEGLMARVDSGEMAAAFSLYPTSMEDLMAVADSGRVMPPKSTWFEPKLADGLVSHVLD
- the parC gene encoding DNA topoisomerase IV subunit A, with translation MADSIQINHEGVEHLPLKAFTEKAYLDYSMYVILDRALPHIGDGLKPVQRRIVYAMSELGLRSGAKHKKSARTVGDVLGKYHPHGDSACYEAMVLMAQPFSFRYPLVDGQGNWGSQDDPKSFAAMRYTEARLAPFADLLLAEAGQGTVDWGPNFDGTLEEPLVLPARVPHLLLNGTTGIAVGMATDIPPHNLREVVAACIRLLEDPGASVWDLCEHIQGPDYPVEAEIITPREELQKIYETGSGSLRMRARWERENGDILITALPHQVSGARVLEQIAQQMNAKKLPMVADLRDESDHENPTRLVIIPRSNRIDVEALMGHLFATTDLERSYRVNLNVIGLNGRPQVKNLRDLLGEWLEFRIQTVTRRLQHRLEKVLARLHILDGLLAAYLNIDEVIAIIRHEEEPKPVLMERFGLTDIQAEAILELKLRHLARLEEMKIRGEQEALDSERQSLEQTLGSHDLLKALIRDELLADAEKYGDGRRSPIVARAAAQAIDETTLVGAEPVTVVLSEKGWVRAGKGHDLDPAGLSYKAGDSFLAAACGRSNQPAVFLDASGRSYSLPAHTLPSARGQGEPLTGRLSPPDGAAFVGVYMGEPKDLYLMASDAGYGFVTELGELIAKNKAGKAILNLPKGARVLPPRQVADPAQDLLAAVSNNGRLLVFPVEDLPRLARGKGNRIMSIPGARVAAREEYVVGLAVIPPGGRLTIHAGKRHLTLKPADLEHYRGERGRRGNKLPRGFQRVDRLESDATE
- a CDS encoding alanyl-tRNA editing protein — its product is MTIELFREDAYLRECGATVLAAGTEGIVLDRTVFYPRGGGQPGDAGWLIRADGSRLAVTDTRRGESGILHLPEAGVPLPGTGERVTAVLDWERRHRHMRMHTCLHLLCSLIPAGVTGGAIRDGSGRLDFDLPGQSLDREALTTALNRIVAADHPVTSRWIDAAELDARPELVRTLSVQPPRGRGRVRLVEVAGVDLQPCGGTHVARTGEIGPVTVTRVENKGRNNRRVSVTLDTP